The following proteins are encoded in a genomic region of Hirundo rustica isolate bHirRus1 chromosome 3, bHirRus1.pri.v3, whole genome shotgun sequence:
- the ANKRD6 gene encoding ankyrin repeat domain-containing protein 6 isoform X2, with amino-acid sequence MTSSGLEWDYYEFQPVESSSVEYATPGAGSFLLPANTDNSYWDPSAISEWSMSVHTARTSEIVQEKIVPVKEIKDEKNKRNQKRKARKEPRRSEREKEGDQTALHRAAVVGNTDIIATLIQEGCALDRQDKDGNTALHEACWHGFSQSAKVLVKAGANVLAKNKAGNTPLHLACQNSHSQSTRVLLLGGSRADLKNNAGDTCLHVAARYNHLPIIRVLLSAFCSVHEKNQAGDTALHVAAALNHKKVVKLLLEAGADASVVNNAGQTPLEVARQHNNPEVALLLTKASQVSRFNRGRSLRKKRERLKEERRAQSVPRDEVVQSKGSVSAADDTPSSDQPPERKNNLKDKPRSASPDPKGKKSKKKKPKEKVSALSDPISPADQQTLPQPQKNVPKRRSKHHCSSPPPPHEVRAYQLYTLYRGKDGKVMQAPINGCRCEPLINKLENQLEATVEEIKAELGTIQDKMNIKLGQMESKTQHQLRVLDKLMAERLSAERTECLHRLQQHTELEKSEGEKRQISLVDELKTWCLLKIQNLELKLSGDSRSSRPKSTLSTCESLTETLDTDNNPHSAKDCKANQPVLSEGSHQHSYITLPNSLLEDGGRSRVQMPEQSFGQHVCVKQDGALGTTTPGTEQQVVAGGPVSSSAPAQDVRPKDKAVSASTFHRFQQELPSSELSGSKLRHVKVQAALQPVTEPAKTEPQSGYFIDKGTQTKKSSKSGQLRHKALQHAGAQQGQEQQPSAPPAPPLRDTSQALEITQYFFEAVSTQMEKWYERKIEEARCQANQRAQQDKAALKEHIKCLEEELSKLRTKVQKES; translated from the exons ATGACCTCCAGTGGCCTGGAGTGGGATTATTATGAATTTCAGCCGGTGGAGTCCAGCTCTGTAGAATATGCCACTCCGGGAGctggctccttcctcctccctgccaatACTGACAACTCTTACTGGGATCCCAGTGCCATCTCTGAGTGGTCAATGAGTGTCCATACAGCACGCACCTCAGAAATAGTCCAGGAGAAAATTGTCCCGGTGAAGGAAAtcaaggatgaaaaaaataagagaaaccAGAAGAGAAAGGCTAGGAAGGAACCTAGAAGatcagaaagagagaaggag GGTGACCAGACAGCATTGCACCGGGCTGCTGTTGTAGGGAACACTGATATAATAGCAACTCTGATTCAAGAGGGCTGTGCTCTGGACAGACAAGACAAG GATGGGAACACTGCTCTTCATGAAGCTTGTTGGCATGGATTCAGTCAGTCTGCTAAAGTGCTTGTTAAAGCAGGTGCCAACGTTCTTGCCAAGAACAAG GCAGGTAACACACCTCTTCACCTGGCCTGCCAGAATAGCCATTCCCAGAGTACTCGTGTTTTGTTACTTGGAGGATCTCGGGCAGACCTTAAAAATAAT GCAGGAGATACCTGTCTGCATGTGGCTGCTCGTTATAATCACTTGCCCATCATTAGGGTGCTGCTCAGTGCTTTCTGTTCTGTCCATGAAAAGAACCAG GCAGGGGATACTGCACTCCATGTAGCTGCTGCTCTAAATCACAAGAAGGTGGTGAAGCTCTTGCTGGAGGCAGGGGCTGATGCATCCGTTGTCAACAAT gcAGGCCAGACCCCTCTAGAGGTTGCCAGACAGCACAATAACCCCGAGGTTGCGCTCCTGCTCACTAAAGCATCACAG GTCTCGCGCTTTAACCGTGGGAGAAGcctgaggaagaagagagagagactgaaggaggaaaggagggcTCAGTCAGTGCCACGGGATGAAGTGGTACAGAGCAAG GGCAGTGTCTCAGCTGCTGATGACACACCAAGCAGCGACCAGCCCCCAGAGAGGAAGAACAATCTGAAGGACAAACCCCGGTCAGCCTCACCAGAtcccaaagggaaaaagagcaaaaagaaaaagccaaaggaaaag GTTTCAGCACTCTCGGaccccatctccccagctgATCAGCAGACACTCCCTCAGCCCCAGAAGAACGTGCCTAAGCGCAGAAGTAAACACCACTGCTCCTCTCCACCCCCTCCCCACGAGGTCCGAGCCTACCAGCTCTACACGCTCTACCGAGGAAAGGATGGGAAGGTGATGCAG GCACCCATAAATGGATGTCGGTGTGAGCCCCTGATAAATAAACTGGAGAATCAGCTGGAGGCAACAGTGGAAGAGATAAAAGCTGAGCTTGGGACAATACAAGATAAAATGAATATTAAGCTGGGCCAGATGGAAAGCAAAACTCAACATCAA CTCCGAGTTTTGGACAAGCTCATGGCCGAGCGACTGTCGGCAGAGAGGACAGAGTGCCTTCACCGCCTGCAGCAGCACACGGAGCTGGAAAAGAGTGAGGGGGAGAAGCGACAG ATTTCCTTGGTTGATGAGCTGAAGACCTGGTGCTTGTTGAAGATTCAGAATCTGGAGCTAAAGCTTTCTGGAGATTCCAGGTCATCAAGACCAAAATCAACTTTGTCCACTTGTGAGTCTCTCACCGAGACCCTGGATACTGACAACAACCCCCACAGTGCCAAGGACTGTAAAGCCAACCAACCTGTGCTGTCAGAGGGCTCCCACCAGCATTCCTATATCACACTTCCAAATAGCCTCTTGGAAGatgggggaaggagcagagtCCAGATGCCAGAACAAAGCTTTGGGCAACACGTTTGTGTTAAACAAGACGGAGCATTGGGTACAACCACGCCAG GTACAGAGCAACAGGTAGTGGCTGGTGGACCAGTTTCTTCTTCCGCCCCTGCTCAAGATGTCAGGCCAAAGGACAAAGCTGTGAGTGCCAGCACGTTCCACAGgttccagcaggagctgccctccTCCGAGCTTTCGGGCTCCAAATTAAGACACGTTAAAGTTCAAGCTGCTTTGCAGCCAGTGACTGAACCTGCAAAGACTGAACCACAGAGCGGCTACTTCATTGACAAAGGAACTCAGACGAAAAAGTCCAGCAAAAGTGGGCAGTTGAGGCACAAAGCTCTGCAGCAcgctggggcacagcagggccaggagcagcagccctcgGCCCCGCCTGCCCCTCCGCTCAGAGACACCTCCCAGGCCCTGGAGATAACCCAGTACTTCTTCGAGGCCGTTTCCACGCAGATGGAGAAGTGGTACGAGCGGAAGATAGAAGAAGCCCGGTGCCAAGCGAACCAGAGAGCGCAACAAGACAAAGCTGCGCTCAAGGAGCACATCAAATGCTTAGAAGAGGAGCTGAGCAAATTAAGGACTAAGGTGCAGAAAGAGAGCTAG
- the ANKRD6 gene encoding ankyrin repeat domain-containing protein 6 isoform X3, whose amino-acid sequence MSQQDVVAVLSERLLVAAYKGQVENVVQLINRGAKVAVTKHGRTPLHLAAYKGHLHVVQVLLKAGCDLDIQDDGDQTALHRAAVVGNTDIIATLIQEGCALDRQDKDGNTALHEACWHGFSQSAKVLVKAGANVLAKNKAGNTPLHLACQNSHSQSTRVLLLGGSRADLKNNAGDTCLHVAARYNHLPIIRVLLSAFCSVHEKNQAGDTALHVAAALNHKKVVKLLLEAGADASVVNNAGQTPLEVARQHNNPEVALLLTKASQVSRFNRGRSLRKKRERLKEERRAQSVPRDEVVQSKQGSVSAADDTPSSDQPPERKNNLKDKPRSASPDPKGKKSKKKKPKEKVSALSDPISPADQQTLPQPQKNVPKRRSKHHCSSPPPPHEVRAYQLYTLYRGKDGKVMQAPINGCRCEPLINKLENQLEATVEEIKAELGTIQDKMNIKLGQMESKTQHQLRVLDKLMAERLSAERTECLHRLQQHTELEKSEGEKRQISLVDELKTWCLLKIQNLELKLSGDSRSSRPKSTLSTCESLTETLDTDNNPHSAKDCKANQPVLSEGSHQHSYITLPNSLLEDGGRSRVQMPEQSFGQHVCVKQDGALGTTTPGTEQQVVAGGPVSSSAPAQDVRPKDKAVSASTFHRFQQELPSSELSGSKLRHVKVQAALQPVTEPAKTEPQSGYFIDKGTQTKKSSKSGQLRHKALQHAGAQQGQEQQPSAPPAPPLRDTSQALEITQYFFEAVSTQMEKWYERKIEEARCQANQRAQQDKAALKEHIKCLEEELSKLRTKVQKES is encoded by the exons CATGGCCGGACCCCCCTGCATCTTGCTGCCTACAAGGGTCATCTCCACGTTGTCCAGGTTTTGTTGAAGGCAGGTTGTGATCTGGATATTCAGGATGAT GGTGACCAGACAGCATTGCACCGGGCTGCTGTTGTAGGGAACACTGATATAATAGCAACTCTGATTCAAGAGGGCTGTGCTCTGGACAGACAAGACAAG GATGGGAACACTGCTCTTCATGAAGCTTGTTGGCATGGATTCAGTCAGTCTGCTAAAGTGCTTGTTAAAGCAGGTGCCAACGTTCTTGCCAAGAACAAG GCAGGTAACACACCTCTTCACCTGGCCTGCCAGAATAGCCATTCCCAGAGTACTCGTGTTTTGTTACTTGGAGGATCTCGGGCAGACCTTAAAAATAAT GCAGGAGATACCTGTCTGCATGTGGCTGCTCGTTATAATCACTTGCCCATCATTAGGGTGCTGCTCAGTGCTTTCTGTTCTGTCCATGAAAAGAACCAG GCAGGGGATACTGCACTCCATGTAGCTGCTGCTCTAAATCACAAGAAGGTGGTGAAGCTCTTGCTGGAGGCAGGGGCTGATGCATCCGTTGTCAACAAT gcAGGCCAGACCCCTCTAGAGGTTGCCAGACAGCACAATAACCCCGAGGTTGCGCTCCTGCTCACTAAAGCATCACAG GTCTCGCGCTTTAACCGTGGGAGAAGcctgaggaagaagagagagagactgaaggaggaaaggagggcTCAGTCAGTGCCACGGGATGAAGTGGTACAGAGCAAG CAGGGCAGTGTCTCAGCTGCTGATGACACACCAAGCAGCGACCAGCCCCCAGAGAGGAAGAACAATCTGAAGGACAAACCCCGGTCAGCCTCACCAGAtcccaaagggaaaaagagcaaaaagaaaaagccaaaggaaaag GTTTCAGCACTCTCGGaccccatctccccagctgATCAGCAGACACTCCCTCAGCCCCAGAAGAACGTGCCTAAGCGCAGAAGTAAACACCACTGCTCCTCTCCACCCCCTCCCCACGAGGTCCGAGCCTACCAGCTCTACACGCTCTACCGAGGAAAGGATGGGAAGGTGATGCAG GCACCCATAAATGGATGTCGGTGTGAGCCCCTGATAAATAAACTGGAGAATCAGCTGGAGGCAACAGTGGAAGAGATAAAAGCTGAGCTTGGGACAATACAAGATAAAATGAATATTAAGCTGGGCCAGATGGAAAGCAAAACTCAACATCAA CTCCGAGTTTTGGACAAGCTCATGGCCGAGCGACTGTCGGCAGAGAGGACAGAGTGCCTTCACCGCCTGCAGCAGCACACGGAGCTGGAAAAGAGTGAGGGGGAGAAGCGACAG ATTTCCTTGGTTGATGAGCTGAAGACCTGGTGCTTGTTGAAGATTCAGAATCTGGAGCTAAAGCTTTCTGGAGATTCCAGGTCATCAAGACCAAAATCAACTTTGTCCACTTGTGAGTCTCTCACCGAGACCCTGGATACTGACAACAACCCCCACAGTGCCAAGGACTGTAAAGCCAACCAACCTGTGCTGTCAGAGGGCTCCCACCAGCATTCCTATATCACACTTCCAAATAGCCTCTTGGAAGatgggggaaggagcagagtCCAGATGCCAGAACAAAGCTTTGGGCAACACGTTTGTGTTAAACAAGACGGAGCATTGGGTACAACCACGCCAG GTACAGAGCAACAGGTAGTGGCTGGTGGACCAGTTTCTTCTTCCGCCCCTGCTCAAGATGTCAGGCCAAAGGACAAAGCTGTGAGTGCCAGCACGTTCCACAGgttccagcaggagctgccctccTCCGAGCTTTCGGGCTCCAAATTAAGACACGTTAAAGTTCAAGCTGCTTTGCAGCCAGTGACTGAACCTGCAAAGACTGAACCACAGAGCGGCTACTTCATTGACAAAGGAACTCAGACGAAAAAGTCCAGCAAAAGTGGGCAGTTGAGGCACAAAGCTCTGCAGCAcgctggggcacagcagggccaggagcagcagccctcgGCCCCGCCTGCCCCTCCGCTCAGAGACACCTCCCAGGCCCTGGAGATAACCCAGTACTTCTTCGAGGCCGTTTCCACGCAGATGGAGAAGTGGTACGAGCGGAAGATAGAAGAAGCCCGGTGCCAAGCGAACCAGAGAGCGCAACAAGACAAAGCTGCGCTCAAGGAGCACATCAAATGCTTAGAAGAGGAGCTGAGCAAATTAAGGACTAAGGTGCAGAAAGAGAGCTAG
- the ANKRD6 gene encoding ankyrin repeat domain-containing protein 6 isoform X6 yields the protein MSQQDVVAVLSERLLVAAYKGQVENVVQLINRGAKVAVTKHGRTPLHLAAYKGHLHVVQVLLKAGCDLDIQDDGDQTALHRAAVVGNTDIIATLIQEGCALDRQDKDGNTALHEACWHGFSQSAKVLVKAGANVLAKNKAGNTPLHLACQNSHSQSTRVLLLGGSRADLKNNAGDTALHVAAALNHKKVVKLLLEAGADASVVNNAGQTPLEVARQHNNPEVALLLTKASQVSRFNRGRSLRKKRERLKEERRAQSVPRDEVVQSKGSVSAADDTPSSDQPPERKNNLKDKPRSASPDPKGKKSKKKKPKEKVSALSDPISPADQQTLPQPQKNVPKRRSKHHCSSPPPPHEVRAYQLYTLYRGKDGKVMQAPINGCRCEPLINKLENQLEATVEEIKAELGTIQDKMNIKLGQMESKTQHQLRVLDKLMAERLSAERTECLHRLQQHTELEKSEGEKRQISLVDELKTWCLLKIQNLELKLSGDSRSSRPKSTLSTCESLTETLDTDNNPHSAKDCKANQPVLSEGSHQHSYITLPNSLLEDGGRSRVQMPEQSFGQHVCVKQDGALGTTTPGTEQQVVAGGPVSSSAPAQDVRPKDKAVSASTFHRFQQELPSSELSGSKLRHVKVQAALQPVTEPAKTEPQSGYFIDKGTQTKKSSKSGQLRHKALQHAGAQQGQEQQPSAPPAPPLRDTSQALEITQYFFEAVSTQMEKWYERKIEEARCQANQRAQQDKAALKEHIKCLEEELSKLRTKVQKES from the exons CATGGCCGGACCCCCCTGCATCTTGCTGCCTACAAGGGTCATCTCCACGTTGTCCAGGTTTTGTTGAAGGCAGGTTGTGATCTGGATATTCAGGATGAT GGTGACCAGACAGCATTGCACCGGGCTGCTGTTGTAGGGAACACTGATATAATAGCAACTCTGATTCAAGAGGGCTGTGCTCTGGACAGACAAGACAAG GATGGGAACACTGCTCTTCATGAAGCTTGTTGGCATGGATTCAGTCAGTCTGCTAAAGTGCTTGTTAAAGCAGGTGCCAACGTTCTTGCCAAGAACAAG GCAGGTAACACACCTCTTCACCTGGCCTGCCAGAATAGCCATTCCCAGAGTACTCGTGTTTTGTTACTTGGAGGATCTCGGGCAGACCTTAAAAATAAT GCAGGGGATACTGCACTCCATGTAGCTGCTGCTCTAAATCACAAGAAGGTGGTGAAGCTCTTGCTGGAGGCAGGGGCTGATGCATCCGTTGTCAACAAT gcAGGCCAGACCCCTCTAGAGGTTGCCAGACAGCACAATAACCCCGAGGTTGCGCTCCTGCTCACTAAAGCATCACAG GTCTCGCGCTTTAACCGTGGGAGAAGcctgaggaagaagagagagagactgaaggaggaaaggagggcTCAGTCAGTGCCACGGGATGAAGTGGTACAGAGCAAG GGCAGTGTCTCAGCTGCTGATGACACACCAAGCAGCGACCAGCCCCCAGAGAGGAAGAACAATCTGAAGGACAAACCCCGGTCAGCCTCACCAGAtcccaaagggaaaaagagcaaaaagaaaaagccaaaggaaaag GTTTCAGCACTCTCGGaccccatctccccagctgATCAGCAGACACTCCCTCAGCCCCAGAAGAACGTGCCTAAGCGCAGAAGTAAACACCACTGCTCCTCTCCACCCCCTCCCCACGAGGTCCGAGCCTACCAGCTCTACACGCTCTACCGAGGAAAGGATGGGAAGGTGATGCAG GCACCCATAAATGGATGTCGGTGTGAGCCCCTGATAAATAAACTGGAGAATCAGCTGGAGGCAACAGTGGAAGAGATAAAAGCTGAGCTTGGGACAATACAAGATAAAATGAATATTAAGCTGGGCCAGATGGAAAGCAAAACTCAACATCAA CTCCGAGTTTTGGACAAGCTCATGGCCGAGCGACTGTCGGCAGAGAGGACAGAGTGCCTTCACCGCCTGCAGCAGCACACGGAGCTGGAAAAGAGTGAGGGGGAGAAGCGACAG ATTTCCTTGGTTGATGAGCTGAAGACCTGGTGCTTGTTGAAGATTCAGAATCTGGAGCTAAAGCTTTCTGGAGATTCCAGGTCATCAAGACCAAAATCAACTTTGTCCACTTGTGAGTCTCTCACCGAGACCCTGGATACTGACAACAACCCCCACAGTGCCAAGGACTGTAAAGCCAACCAACCTGTGCTGTCAGAGGGCTCCCACCAGCATTCCTATATCACACTTCCAAATAGCCTCTTGGAAGatgggggaaggagcagagtCCAGATGCCAGAACAAAGCTTTGGGCAACACGTTTGTGTTAAACAAGACGGAGCATTGGGTACAACCACGCCAG GTACAGAGCAACAGGTAGTGGCTGGTGGACCAGTTTCTTCTTCCGCCCCTGCTCAAGATGTCAGGCCAAAGGACAAAGCTGTGAGTGCCAGCACGTTCCACAGgttccagcaggagctgccctccTCCGAGCTTTCGGGCTCCAAATTAAGACACGTTAAAGTTCAAGCTGCTTTGCAGCCAGTGACTGAACCTGCAAAGACTGAACCACAGAGCGGCTACTTCATTGACAAAGGAACTCAGACGAAAAAGTCCAGCAAAAGTGGGCAGTTGAGGCACAAAGCTCTGCAGCAcgctggggcacagcagggccaggagcagcagccctcgGCCCCGCCTGCCCCTCCGCTCAGAGACACCTCCCAGGCCCTGGAGATAACCCAGTACTTCTTCGAGGCCGTTTCCACGCAGATGGAGAAGTGGTACGAGCGGAAGATAGAAGAAGCCCGGTGCCAAGCGAACCAGAGAGCGCAACAAGACAAAGCTGCGCTCAAGGAGCACATCAAATGCTTAGAAGAGGAGCTGAGCAAATTAAGGACTAAGGTGCAGAAAGAGAGCTAG
- the ANKRD6 gene encoding ankyrin repeat domain-containing protein 6 isoform X4, with product MSQQDVVAVLSERLLVAAYKGQVENVVQLINRGAKVAVTKHGRTPLHLAAYKGHLHVVQVLLKAGCDLDIQDDGDQTALHRAAVVGNTDIIATLIQEGCALDRQDKDGNTALHEACWHGFSQSAKVLVKAGANVLAKNKAGNTPLHLACQNSHSQSTRVLLLGGSRADLKNNAGDTCLHVAARYNHLPIIRVLLSAFCSVHEKNQAGDTALHVAAALNHKKVVKLLLEAGADASVVNNAGQTPLEVARQHNNPEVALLLTKASQVSRFNRGRSLRKKRERLKEERRAQSVPRDEVVQSKGSVSAADDTPSSDQPPERKNNLKDKPRSASPDPKGKKSKKKKPKEKVSALSDPISPADQQTLPQPQKNVPKRRSKHHCSSPPPPHEVRAYQLYTLYRGKDGKVMQAPINGCRCEPLINKLENQLEATVEEIKAELGTIQDKMNIKLGQMESKTQHQLRVLDKLMAERLSAERTECLHRLQQHTELEKSEGEKRQISLVDELKTWCLLKIQNLELKLSGDSRSSRPKSTLSTCESLTETLDTDNNPHSAKDCKANQPVLSEGSHQHSYITLPNSLLEDGGRSRVQMPEQSFGQHVCVKQDGALGTTTPGTEQQVVAGGPVSSSAPAQDVRPKDKAVSASTFHRFQQELPSSELSGSKLRHVKVQAALQPVTEPAKTEPQSGYFIDKGTQTKKSSKSGQLRHKALQHAGAQQGQEQQPSAPPAPPLRDTSQALEITQYFFEAVSTQMEKWYERKIEEARCQANQRAQQDKAALKEHIKCLEEELSKLRTKVQKES from the exons CATGGCCGGACCCCCCTGCATCTTGCTGCCTACAAGGGTCATCTCCACGTTGTCCAGGTTTTGTTGAAGGCAGGTTGTGATCTGGATATTCAGGATGAT GGTGACCAGACAGCATTGCACCGGGCTGCTGTTGTAGGGAACACTGATATAATAGCAACTCTGATTCAAGAGGGCTGTGCTCTGGACAGACAAGACAAG GATGGGAACACTGCTCTTCATGAAGCTTGTTGGCATGGATTCAGTCAGTCTGCTAAAGTGCTTGTTAAAGCAGGTGCCAACGTTCTTGCCAAGAACAAG GCAGGTAACACACCTCTTCACCTGGCCTGCCAGAATAGCCATTCCCAGAGTACTCGTGTTTTGTTACTTGGAGGATCTCGGGCAGACCTTAAAAATAAT GCAGGAGATACCTGTCTGCATGTGGCTGCTCGTTATAATCACTTGCCCATCATTAGGGTGCTGCTCAGTGCTTTCTGTTCTGTCCATGAAAAGAACCAG GCAGGGGATACTGCACTCCATGTAGCTGCTGCTCTAAATCACAAGAAGGTGGTGAAGCTCTTGCTGGAGGCAGGGGCTGATGCATCCGTTGTCAACAAT gcAGGCCAGACCCCTCTAGAGGTTGCCAGACAGCACAATAACCCCGAGGTTGCGCTCCTGCTCACTAAAGCATCACAG GTCTCGCGCTTTAACCGTGGGAGAAGcctgaggaagaagagagagagactgaaggaggaaaggagggcTCAGTCAGTGCCACGGGATGAAGTGGTACAGAGCAAG GGCAGTGTCTCAGCTGCTGATGACACACCAAGCAGCGACCAGCCCCCAGAGAGGAAGAACAATCTGAAGGACAAACCCCGGTCAGCCTCACCAGAtcccaaagggaaaaagagcaaaaagaaaaagccaaaggaaaag GTTTCAGCACTCTCGGaccccatctccccagctgATCAGCAGACACTCCCTCAGCCCCAGAAGAACGTGCCTAAGCGCAGAAGTAAACACCACTGCTCCTCTCCACCCCCTCCCCACGAGGTCCGAGCCTACCAGCTCTACACGCTCTACCGAGGAAAGGATGGGAAGGTGATGCAG GCACCCATAAATGGATGTCGGTGTGAGCCCCTGATAAATAAACTGGAGAATCAGCTGGAGGCAACAGTGGAAGAGATAAAAGCTGAGCTTGGGACAATACAAGATAAAATGAATATTAAGCTGGGCCAGATGGAAAGCAAAACTCAACATCAA CTCCGAGTTTTGGACAAGCTCATGGCCGAGCGACTGTCGGCAGAGAGGACAGAGTGCCTTCACCGCCTGCAGCAGCACACGGAGCTGGAAAAGAGTGAGGGGGAGAAGCGACAG ATTTCCTTGGTTGATGAGCTGAAGACCTGGTGCTTGTTGAAGATTCAGAATCTGGAGCTAAAGCTTTCTGGAGATTCCAGGTCATCAAGACCAAAATCAACTTTGTCCACTTGTGAGTCTCTCACCGAGACCCTGGATACTGACAACAACCCCCACAGTGCCAAGGACTGTAAAGCCAACCAACCTGTGCTGTCAGAGGGCTCCCACCAGCATTCCTATATCACACTTCCAAATAGCCTCTTGGAAGatgggggaaggagcagagtCCAGATGCCAGAACAAAGCTTTGGGCAACACGTTTGTGTTAAACAAGACGGAGCATTGGGTACAACCACGCCAG GTACAGAGCAACAGGTAGTGGCTGGTGGACCAGTTTCTTCTTCCGCCCCTGCTCAAGATGTCAGGCCAAAGGACAAAGCTGTGAGTGCCAGCACGTTCCACAGgttccagcaggagctgccctccTCCGAGCTTTCGGGCTCCAAATTAAGACACGTTAAAGTTCAAGCTGCTTTGCAGCCAGTGACTGAACCTGCAAAGACTGAACCACAGAGCGGCTACTTCATTGACAAAGGAACTCAGACGAAAAAGTCCAGCAAAAGTGGGCAGTTGAGGCACAAAGCTCTGCAGCAcgctggggcacagcagggccaggagcagcagccctcgGCCCCGCCTGCCCCTCCGCTCAGAGACACCTCCCAGGCCCTGGAGATAACCCAGTACTTCTTCGAGGCCGTTTCCACGCAGATGGAGAAGTGGTACGAGCGGAAGATAGAAGAAGCCCGGTGCCAAGCGAACCAGAGAGCGCAACAAGACAAAGCTGCGCTCAAGGAGCACATCAAATGCTTAGAAGAGGAGCTGAGCAAATTAAGGACTAAGGTGCAGAAAGAGAGCTAG